CGCTCATCAAGGCGCTCACGGGCATTGAGACCGATCGCCTGCCGGAGGAGAAGGCACGCGGGCTCTCCATCGATCTCGGATTCGCCCATCTGGCGCTCCCGTCGAAGCGGGTGGCGGGTATCGTCGATGTGCCCGGACATGAGCGGTTCCTCAAGAACATGCTCGCCGGCGTGGGCGGGTTCGACATGGTGCTGCTGGTGATCGATGCGGTCGAGAGCGTCATGCCGCAGACCCGTGAGCACATGGAGATCCTCGAGCAGCTCAAGATTCCCGCCGGGGTGGTGGCGCTCACAAAGGCCGACCTGGTCGACGAGGATTTCCTGCAGATGGCGCTCGAGGAGGTCACAGAGTATCTCTCGGGCACTTTTCTCGCGGGCGCGCCGGTGGTCCCGGTCTCTGGCGTCACCGGGTTCGGCACGCGCAAGCTGTTGAAGGCCATCGACACCGTTCTCGATTCCGTTCCCCCTCGCGTGCTCGAAGGCCCCGCTTATCTGCCTGTCGATCGGGTCTTCACGAAGGCGGGCTTCGGAACCGTCATCACGGGCAGCCTCTGGTCTGGGCGCCTGCGCAAGGGCGATCGCGTGACGCTCATGCCGGAGGCGGTGGAGACCAAGGTTCGCGGGCTGCAGGTGTATGGTGAGCCCGCTGAAGAGGCGCTGGCTGGGCAGCGCGTGGCGGTGAATCTTGGGGGGGTCGACGTGGCGAGCGTGCATCGCGGGCAGGTGCTCGGCTCGCCGGACGCGCTCGTGTCA
This window of the Pseudomonadota bacterium genome carries:
- the selB gene encoding selenocysteine-specific translation elongation factor translates to MSASRFFILGSAGHVDHGKTTLIKALTGIETDRLPEEKARGLSIDLGFAHLALPSKRVAGIVDVPGHERFLKNMLAGVGGFDMVLLVIDAVESVMPQTREHMEILEQLKIPAGVVALTKADLVDEDFLQMALEEVTEYLSGTFLAGAPVVPVSGVTGFGTRKLLKAIDTVLDSVPPRVLEGPAYLPVDRVFTKAGFGTVITGSLWSGRLRKGDRVTLMPEAVETKVRGLQVYGEPAEEALAGQRVAVNLGGVDVASVHRGQVLGSPDALVSTDRVDAQVELRKDSRALRNRSRVRLYFGTCEALGKVIVLDADEVEPGATGLVQFVLDAPVTARRGDRFVLRNSTAEHTIGGGMFLEMRPQAHRRKDEKTLEILRQQEAGTALSLVKAVLMQAPLKPRRPADVAESLKNPLDVVTVW